In one window of Vigna radiata var. radiata cultivar VC1973A unplaced genomic scaffold, Vradiata_ver6 scaffold_247, whole genome shotgun sequence DNA:
- the LOC106778238 gene encoding uncharacterized protein LOC106778238 codes for MTLILRSCKSLLLLNSSLPLNHVRNPLRNKQHASPVKLASPKFFPFTNKFTILGATHVPLCSKNEEFVVDDRIQEFETLELLDKPSLVTSRNGSSSEIDVHREMDSTEEEALALAPFVKFLKGGDDSVVEEKEDGGVLEGSKGRDGVGDESGEDGKACAEYYEPKPGDFVVGVVVSGNENKLNVNVGSDLLGTMLTKEVLPLYSKEMEHLMCDVSKAEESFMVEGRMGIVKNDDAMIGGPVPGGTVVEIGTILFAEVLGRTLAGRPLLSTRRLFRRIAWHRLRQIKQLGEPVEVRITEWNTKGLLTRIEGLRAFLPKAELMKRLNSFSELKENIGRCMHVQIIQVDEADNSLIISEREAWEKLYLREGTLLEGTVKKILPYGAQIRIGETNRSGLLHVSDITRARIPSITDILSVGEKVKVLVVKSHSPDKISLSIADLESEPGQFLSNKERVFLEADMMAKKYREKLPPAFVSQQPESLQNSALPFENEALYANWKWFKFER; via the exons ATGACATTGATTCTTCGTTCTTGTAAGTCCCTTTTACTTCTCAACTCTTCATTACCTCTTAATCATGTCAGAAACCCTTTGAGGAACAAACAACATGCCAGCCCCGTGAAACTTGCATCTCCTAAATTTTTcccttttacaaataaatttacaattttggGTGCTACCCATGTTCCACTTTGTTCCAAGAACGAGGAATTTGTGGTTGATGATAGAATCCAAGAGTTCGAAACGCTAGAGTTGCTGGACAAGCCTTCACTGGTAACCAGTAGAAATGGGTCATCTTCTGAAATTGATGTGCACAGGGAGATGGATTCTACTGAAGAGGAGGCTTTGGCATTGGCACCCTTTGTGAAGTTCTTAAAGGGAGGTGATGATTCTGTGGTGGAGGAGAAGGAAGATGGTGGGGTGTTGGAAGGTTCTAAGGGAAGAGATGGTGTGGGTGATGAGAGTGGAGAAGATGGGAAGGCTTGTGCTGAGTACTATGAGCCCAAACCTGGGGATTTTGTGGTTGGTGTTGTGGTTTCAGGTAATGAGAACAAGCTCAATGTGAATGTGGGGTCTGATTTACTGGGGACAATGTTGACAAAGGAAGTGCTTCCCTTGTATAGCAAAGAGATGGAACACTTGATGTGTGATGTGAGTAAGGCTGAAGAGAGTTTTATGGTTGAGGGAAGGATGGGGATTGTGAAGAATGATGATGCAATGATTGGGGGGCCAGTACCTGGGGGAACTGTCGTAGAAATTGGGACCATTTTGTTTGCTGAGGTTCTGGGTAGGACACTTGCTGGTAGGCCACTGCTTTCTACCAGAAGGCTCTTCCGCCGGATTGCCTGGCATCGGCTTAGGCAG ATAAAACAACTGGGTGAACCTGTAGAAGTTAGAATCACTGAGTGGAATACTAAGGGCCTACTAACAAGGATTGAG GGTTTGCGAGCTTTCCTTCCCAAAGCTGAGCTTATGAAAAGACTAAATAGCTTTTCTGAGTTGAAAGAAAAT ATTGGACGCTGTATGCATGTACAAATTATTCAAGTAGATGAAGCTGATAACAGTTTGATAATTAGTGAGAGGGAAGCTTGG GAAAAGTTATATCTTCGAGAAGGAACACTTCTTGAAGGGACTGTAAAAAAGATCCTTCCTTATGGAGCCCAAATAAGAATAGGAGAAACAAATCGAAG TGGATTGCTACATGTTTCAGATATCACTCGAGCCCGAATTCCTTCCATCACAGACATACTTTCTGTTGGTGAGAAGGTTAAAGTTCTGGTCGTGAAGTCACACTCTCCTGATAAAATTTCTTTAAG TATTGCAGACCTTGAAAGTGAACCTGGCCAATTTCTTTCTAATAAAGAG AGAGTATTTCTGGAGGCTGATATGATGGCCAAGAAATACAGGGAAAAGCTACCTCCTGCTTTTGTCTCTCAACAACCAGAAAGCCTCCAAAACAGTGCCCTGCCGTTTGAAAATGAAGCACTTTATGCTAACTGGAAGTGGTTCAAGTTTGAGAGATAA